The proteins below come from a single Vitis vinifera cultivar Pinot Noir 40024 chromosome 9, ASM3070453v1 genomic window:
- the LOC104880400 gene encoding uncharacterized protein LOC104880400, with product MTFEEFTHKVLEKFDISLHVRRMHYTLKFNPRVIQDLEDEDDLDNVVSHSDNFANVYIVESPSVEAIEANIPNTQLALGGPHPTFPSFNASCDASPNTMMLSRGFASRCADSEYTPLESNRFRETILGSGPTFKNADEFRNAIYQMSLAGRFQYKYKKNSPTHMSVKCSVEDCPWKITTHAIEENEILRVYTYQVNHNHIAQDECSAKVRVSSKRGVVVVEDVFRTTPEYLSRQICKDFERDHGVQLTYNQAWHLKEKAKERLYGSPRASYAFLPWLCHRLREINPGTIAEYTSHEGNFKQLFIAHAFSIQGFTMGCRPVLAIDSCHLSGPYKGALLSAIAYDADDGMFPLALGVVGSENYEDWYWFLENLKGILDGQEVIIISDRHQGILRSVSELFGVENHAYCYRHVKENFSSFFNRQNIRGKKGKEDALLLLDNIAYARLDTDYNEAFEKLVRFNGDLARWVAKNSPEHWVMSKFLKKRWDKMTTNIAESFNAWLREERHQTIYTLLSIHMDKLVAMLDTHMCGTNKWKSVVGPKTEEKLMSNITRSAPITVMPYLGGTFKVFTRDVYLVVDMQQHKCTCLTWKMFGLPCPHVCAVIRTLRHDVYDYIDPCFKVST from the exons ATGACATTTGAAGAATTCACTCACAAGGTCTTAGAAAAATTCGACATTTCTCTTCATGTGAGGAGGATGCACTATACCCTCAAGTTTAACCCTAGAGTcatccaagatttagaagatgagGATGACTTGGATAACGTGGTTTCCCACAGTGATAACTTTGCAAATGTGTACATAGTAGAGTCACCCAGTGTGGAAGCCATAGAGGCAAATATACCGAATACACAGTTGGCACTTGG AGGTCCACATCCTACGTTTCCTTCGTTTAATGCATCATGCGATGCAAGTCCTAATACTATGATGTTATCAAGAGGTTTTGCATCGCGTTGTGCAGATAGTGAGTACACCCCTTTGGAATCGAATCGGTTTCGTGAGACAATATTAGGTTCCGGACCTACATTTAAGAATGCAGATGAGTTTCGGAATGCAATATACCAAATGTCATTAGCTGGAAGGTTTCAATACAAGTACAAGAAAAATTCACCTACTCATATGTCAGTAAAGTGTTCGGTTGAGGATTGTCCTTGGAAGATAACAACTCATGctattgaagaaaatgaaatattgcGAGTTTATACTTACCAagttaatcataatcatatagcTCAAGATGAGTGTTCAGCTAAGGTACGGGTTTCTTCCAAGAGAGGCGTTGTTGTTGTTGAAGACGTGTTTAGAACAACTCCAGAATACCTTTCTCGACAAATTTGCAAGGATTTTGAACGTGATCATGGAGTTCAATTGACTTATAACCAAGCATGGcatcttaaagagaaggcaaaagAGCGTTTATATGGATCTCCACGTGCGTCCTACGCGTTTTTGCCTTGGTTATGTCATAGGCTAAGGGAAATTAACCCTGGAACTATTGCCGAGTACACTTCTCATGAAGGTAACTTCAAGCAATTGTTCATTGCCcatgcattttcaattcaagggttcACCATGGGGTGTCGACCGGTATTAGCTATTGATTCTTGCCACCTAAGTGGTCCATACAAAGGAGCTCTTTTGTCTGCCATTGCATATGATGCAGATGATGGAATGTTCCCTCTAGCCTTGGGTGTGGTTGGTTCAGAAAATTATGAGGATTGGTATTGGTTCTTGGAGAACTTGAAGGGGATCCTAGATGGTCAAGAAGTAATTATTATATCAGATAGACATCAAGGGATATTGCGTAGTGTTTCGGAGTTGTTTGGGGTAGAAAATCACGCCTATTGTTATCGACATGTGAAAGAGAACTTTTCAAGCTTCTTCAATAGGCAAAACATTAggggaaagaaagggaaagaagatgCTTTGTTGCTTTTAGACAACATTGCATATGCTCGGTTGGATACAGACTACAATGAGGCGTTTGAAAAACTTGTGCGTTTTAATGGCGACCTAGCAAGGTGGGTTGCGAAGAATAGTCCAGAGCATTGGGTGATGTCAAAGTTCCTTAAAAAACGTTGGGATAAAATGACAACTAATATTGCAGAGTCCTTCAATGCGTGGTTAAGAGAGGAACGACACCAAACAATTTATACGTTGTTGTCGATACACATGGATAAGCTTGTAGCCATGTTGGACACCCATATGTGTGGTACAAATAAGTGGAAGAGTGTGGTTGGAcccaaaacagaggaaaagcTAATGTCAAATATCACGAGATCTGCTCCGATTACTGTGATGCCCTATTTGGGTGGGACGTTCAAGGTTTTTACTAGAGATGTTTATTTAGTTGTGGATATGCAACAACATAAGTGTACATGTCTAACATGGAAAATGTTCGGGTTACCATGTCCACATGTATGTGCTGTGATCCGCACATTGAGACATGATGTGTATGACTATATCGACCCATGTTTTAAAGTCTCCACCTAA